The genomic segment CCGACCACGATCATGTTGCGGATGACCATGCCCGCGGTCGCGTCGACCGGCATCCGCCAGAGCAGGATGTTGCCAACGGTCGCGATCGCCAGCCCAGCCAGCGCCAGGATCTTGTACTTCCCAGTGCGGGCCAGGATTTGCCCACCGACGATGCTGCTCACCATGAAGCCGAGCATCATCGGCGTCAGCAGCGTGCCTGAGTTCGTCGCCGACTTGCCGACGACAGCCTGCAGGAAGAGCGGGATGTACATAATCGCGCCGAACATTCCCGCGCTGACCAGGAAGGACGCAAGCGTGCTAATCGCGAAGATGCGATTCAGGAAGAGCCGCGGGGTGATGATCGGCTCAGCCGCGCGGGGCTCGACGACGAACAGGCAGAGGCTGAGCATGACGACCGCGATGGCGAAGCAGGTCAGCACCTGCCACGAGCCCCACGGGTATTCGGTTCCGGCCCAGGAGAAGCCGAGGAGCAGCGGCACCGCGCCAGCGATGAGGGTAATGGCCCCAAGCACGTCGATCGTGTGCTCAATGCGCCGCACCTGGCCAGGGAGCGCGATGCCGGCGGTGATGACGGCCAGCACGCCCACCGGCATGTTGACGTAGAAGACCCACCGCCAGCCCCAGTGGTCGGTCAGCCAGCCACCGAGCGACGGCCCGACGATGGTCGACAGGCCGAAGACGGCCATCGTCAGTCCCTGCCACTTGCCGCGTTCAGCGGGCGGGAAGATGTCGCCGATGATTGCGATCGCGATCGGCATCATTGCGCCGGCGCCCAGGCCCTGCAGCCCGCGGAAGAGGATCAGCTGGGTCATGCTGTGGGCCTGGCCGCACAACGCTGACCCCAGCATGAAGATGATCATGCCCCCGAGGAAGAAGATGCGTCGGCCGTAAATATCCGACAGCTTGCCGTAAATCGGAATGGAAACGGTCGAGGCGAGCATGTAGGCGGTAAAGACCCACGAGTAATGGTTTAACCCGTTCAGCTCGGCGATAATACGCGGCATCGCCGTGCCGACGACGGTTTGATCCAGTGAGCTAAGCAGCATGCCGAGCAGCACACCCGCGATGATCAGGATGAGCCGTTCTCGGCTGACGCTTGCTCGCAGTGATTGCACCGGGGCCGCGCCAGCCGCCTGGCGTGACGTCGGTGCAACTGCCTGTGCCACGAGTCGATCCCTCCTTCCCTTCCTATGCCGACGCCTGAGCAATCGGATCCACAACCGGAGTCACTATCTCCTGCTGTGCACATGCGATCTGATTCACATCTACGCCCGCGACGCGAACCAACGCCCGCAAGCCGGTTGCCAGCGCCTCCAGCTCCTCCGCCGTGAGCTGCTCGAGCCAGAGCCGGAACTGCTCACCATGCGCCCAGTCGCGCAACTGGTGATGCAACTCTTCGCCCTCGCGTGTCAGCGTCACGATCGTTCGCCGTCGGTCGTGCGGATCTTCCGTCCGCTGGGCAAGCCCTGCCTGCACGAGCTTGTCGACCAGGTGGCTTGCCGTCGGCGCGCTCACCTGCAGGCGGCTCGCCAGCTCACTGACCGTCGCCTGGCCGATGCCTGCCAGGAGGATCAGCAGCTTCAATTGCGCCATGGTGAGGTCGAGCGCGGCCAGCTTCGGCAGCGCGCGTGGCCCAGCCACCCGTGCCAGTGCCCGGGCGAGGGTTAAGACTTCAGTGATGAGTGGTGTCATCGGCACCATCGCGCCTCCTTCCATGGCAGGAGAGGATACTGCAATGCTTCGATTGTGTCAAGGGATTTGCTGACACCAAAAGATATGAACGGATCAGCAGGAATTGTCGGTCTGTTCACAAATTCGCCGGTAAGGGCAGCAGCGACATGGTATCCTGAGGCGTGACGAGGCAATGGTAGAGAGCTACGGGAAGGGGGAACCATGCGGATCAGCGCACGCAACCAGCTTCGCGGAACGGTCAAGGCGGTCAAGCACGGGACGGTCGTAAGCGAGGTCGTGCTCGACATCGGCAACGGGCAGGAGCTGGTGTCGGTCATTACCCGCGAGTCGGCCGAGCAGCTTGGTCTGGCGCCGGGCATGGCGGTCGTGGCCATCATCAAGTCGACCGAGGTCATGATCGCGGCCGAGTAAGCCTCTGGCCGCACGTTCCAGCCGGCGTGCCCTAGCACATGGCGGTGTGGCCTTGCCAGCCATGAAGCTGAGGGCCCGGCCGTCGCCGCCAGCTGACTGTTCCTGCTCGCGTTGCATAGCATGGTGTTGACTGTGGCGTGACCTGGTCTATAGCTGAGCGGCCGGTGCGCGACCGTCTGCCGTGCCCGGCTGTGTCGTTGTGCCGGCTGAGGCCAGCGAGAGTGACGGAAGGCGGCCAGGGCTGGCGCGTGTTGCGGCAAACGGGCAGGGACACGTCCAGGGCGACTGCAATGCGCCGCCCTGGACGCGGGCAGGAAGGCGCGCGTTAGGGGATTTCCGGCACGGTGCAGGCTTCGATCTGCATGGGCTTCGCCCCGGCGCAATTGCGCACGTCAGCGCTGCCCAATTGACCAGTGACGGTGGCATTGAACGTCACGGTGACGCTCTGCCCAGGCGCCAGCGCTGGCCCGTTGCAGAGCACCTGCCCCCCGCTGAAGCTGCAGGACCAGCCGCTCAGGCTGGCGCTAAACGGCCCGCTGAACGTCATGCCGCTCGGCTGGCTGTCGCTGATAGTGAGCGTTGTCCACGGGGTGGTGCAGCCAGCCGGCCCAGCATTGGTGAGGGTGATAGTCACCTTGGCTGGGTGCCCGGACTGTGTTGGCTTGGCAGGATTGCCGCCATCTGTCAGGACCACCTGCTTGGCTAAGCGATACTGGCAGAACACTGCCTGCTGCGTCGGCGTCGGCGCGATCGTTGGGGTTGCCGGTGGTTGCCCGGCTGGTACGGTCGCGCAGGCGTGATTGTTCTGTGGGGTATTGTCAGCAACATCAGACACCGTCGCGCAGTTCTGCGTCCCTGGCTTGGCCTGCGCCGTCAGGGTGAAAGTCGCGCTATAGCCTGGTGGGAGCGGATTGGCTGCCATGCATTGCCAGGTTGGCGTGCAGCTCCACCCGGCGGTGCCGCCCGATTCCGTCACGCTGGGGGCTGAGGCATAGGCCATGCCGGTTGGCTGTGGGTCATTGACCGTTTCACCCGATGGACATTGCCCCGAGCCAACGTTCGTCACAGTGACGGTGATCACAAAGACGCCAGGTGTGCTTGTAGAATCGATCGTCTTGGTGATTTGCAGGTCGCAGTGTGTCGATGGAGGCGGCGTGCCAACTGGTGCTGTCGGATTGGGCCCCTTTGTCGGGATGGGCGTCGGTGGCACTACTGTTGCCGGTACCGCCGTCGCGGGCACGACCGTGACGGGAACAGCCGTCGCGGGCATCGGTCCGCCCCCGGTTGACCCGGTCGGTGTCGGCAGCTGCTCATGCAGGCACAGCCGGAGCGTGAGGTAGTCGACGCTCGTGTCGTCCTCGATCTGGACGTCGAGAACACCAGAGCTGTTCATCGCTGCGACCACGCTTGGATTGAGCGTCACGGTGAGCAGCTGCGGTGTGGGGTAGTTCGATGAATTCCACGGGTTTGGGAGCAGCCCAGTGATGCTGCCGGCTGTGCCGATGCGCGTCTGATAGACGAGGGCTGGGGTTGCCCCGCTAGAGAGGGCCAGACCGTCGTTCTCTGGCTCACCACTCAGCGGCTTCACGCGTGTTTCGAGTTGCGCTGCCACGATGAGCCCGCCGCTTGGTAAGCCGGTGAACGAATGCAGGAGATGCTGGTTCGGTACGGTGCCATCGAACCCTGTTTGCGGCGGATTACCCACCGCGCTCACGAACGCTGGGCGGGGCGATGGGGCAGGGTCAGGGCTCGCAGCGAACTGATCATCTGCACCCGCCGTATACGTCTTCACCATGCCAGGAGCCGGACACTGAAAGGCCGTTCCGGTTCCTGGGTTGCCGGGGGTCAACGAAATCGGCGTCTGCGGAACTTTTGTGGGGAGCACTGCGGTCGCGACTGGGGTCAGGTTCCCCTT from the Thermorudis peleae genome contains:
- a CDS encoding MDR family MFS transporter, whose amino-acid sequence is MAQAVAPTSRQAAGAAPVQSLRASVSRERLILIIAGVLLGMLLSSLDQTVVGTAMPRIIAELNGLNHYSWVFTAYMLASTVSIPIYGKLSDIYGRRIFFLGGMIIFMLGSALCGQAHSMTQLILFRGLQGLGAGAMMPIAIAIIGDIFPPAERGKWQGLTMAVFGLSTIVGPSLGGWLTDHWGWRWVFYVNMPVGVLAVITAGIALPGQVRRIEHTIDVLGAITLIAGAVPLLLGFSWAGTEYPWGSWQVLTCFAIAVVMLSLCLFVVEPRAAEPIITPRLFLNRIFAISTLASFLVSAGMFGAIMYIPLFLQAVVGKSATNSGTLLTPMMLGFMVSSIVGGQILARTGKYKILALAGLAIATVGNILLWRMPVDATAGMVIRNMIVVGLGIGVLMSLFTIVVQNAFPLQKLGEVTANLQFFRSIGGTIGVAVLGTLMTNRFQHEINNRLPAALKTMIPADRLHLLTQNPQALQSPEAARQIQQAFAAFGPQGLQLYTQFMQALRESLSVAITSLFLISAIAMVLSFVTTLFLPEIPLRRTHGASTAGLGEGGVPADGMSAEAPAVPARRDGRAAALLGLTLALIAREAKQPNPDPDLVEALATLADGQLPPTASPVERARHVAEELLEPAAVTLLLRYASPQAVNGNGNAHEAGSFNGNGVTVNGANATSAVFMTQPLREPTRE
- a CDS encoding MarR family winged helix-turn-helix transcriptional regulator, giving the protein MVPMTPLITEVLTLARALARVAGPRALPKLAALDLTMAQLKLLILLAGIGQATVSELASRLQVSAPTASHLVDKLVQAGLAQRTEDPHDRRRTIVTLTREGEELHHQLRDWAHGEQFRLWLEQLTAEELEALATGLRALVRVAGVDVNQIACAQQEIVTPVVDPIAQASA
- a CDS encoding DUF11 domain-containing protein, giving the protein MQARVRPTIVSSMLLALVLILAACKGNLTPVATAVLPTKVPQTPISLTPGNPGTGTAFQCPAPGMVKTYTAGADDQFAASPDPAPSPRPAFVSAVGNPPQTGFDGTVPNQHLLHSFTGLPSGGLIVAAQLETRVKPLSGEPENDGLALSSGATPALVYQTRIGTAGSITGLLPNPWNSSNYPTPQLLTVTLNPSVVAAMNSSGVLDVQIEDDTSVDYLTLRLCLHEQLPTPTGSTGGGPMPATAVPVTVVPATAVPATVVPPTPIPTKGPNPTAPVGTPPPSTHCDLQITKTIDSTSTPGVFVITVTVTNVGSGQCPSGETVNDPQPTGMAYASAPSVTESGGTAGWSCTPTWQCMAANPLPPGYSATFTLTAQAKPGTQNCATVSDVADNTPQNNHACATVPAGQPPATPTIAPTPTQQAVFCQYRLAKQVVLTDGGNPAKPTQSGHPAKVTITLTNAGPAGCTTPWTTLTISDSQPSGMTFSGPFSASLSGWSCSFSGGQVLCNGPALAPGQSVTVTFNATVTGQLGSADVRNCAGAKPMQIEACTVPEIP
- a CDS encoding TOBE domain-containing protein, with the protein product MRISARNQLRGTVKAVKHGTVVSEVVLDIGNGQELVSVITRESAEQLGLAPGMAVVAIIKSTEVMIAAE